The following are encoded together in the Onychostoma macrolepis isolate SWU-2019 chromosome 03, ASM1243209v1, whole genome shotgun sequence genome:
- the wfikkn2a gene encoding WAP, Kazal, immunoglobulin, Kunitz and NTR domain-containing protein 2: MWWMLFPRWIWFLFGQFCVLRLDSRARAMPMTLSKVVYSHAGMCPNEMNPNLWVDAMSTCTRECESDQDCEPFEKCCPNVCGHKSCVAARYVDIKGSKGPVGMPKGVTCDKFMCTQQGSECEIWDGQPVCKCRDRCGREPYFTCASDGMTYYNKCYMDAEACTRGVTLTEVTCRYHFSLSNTSPLPAVTTARPTTAHLETTPMDVQRPIMVSNPAHHFVFVGETASFLCEVTGKPKPAITWEKQIEGKENTIMQPNHVQGNIVVTNIAQLVIYNAQLQDAGIYTCTATNQGGSVQAHFPLSVVPREQSKPEPVMNSTRLPAEECLKTPDLGDCGEESIKWYYEAKRNNCFTFTYSQCNKNRNHFDTYELCMLSCGAELAAPCSLPSVQGPCKAYKPRWAYSHALKKCQSFVYGGCGGNENNFESKEACEEMCPFPKTHNCKPCKPRQKMVPSFCKSDFVVLGRISELTEDHDSGHALITVEEILKDEKMGLRFFGQEPLEVTLLNMDWNCPCPNITRAEGQMIIMGDVHNGMAVLQPDSFVATSSVRRVRKLREVINKKTCDVLKEFSSTKY, encoded by the exons ATGTGGTGGATGCTGTTTCCCAGATGGATCTGGTTTTTGTTTGGACAGTTCTGCGTCTTGCGTTTGGACTCGCGCGCCAGAGCGATGCCAATGACCCTGTCCAAAGTGGTTTATTCTCACGCGGGAATGTGTCCCAACGAGATGAACCCCAACCTGTGGGTGGATGCCATGAGCACCTGCACCCGTGAGTGCGAGTCCGACCAG GACTGTGAGCCATTCGAAAAATGCTGTCCAAATGTTTGCGGACACAAGAGCTGTGTGGCTGCCCGCTACGTGGACATTAAGGGCAGTAAAGGTCCAGTGGGGATGCCCAAAGGGGTCACCTGTGACAAATTCATGTGTACCCAGCAGGGTTCAGAGTGTGAAATCTGGGACGGACAGCCGGTGTGCAAGTGCCGGGACCGTTGCGGAAGGGAACCCTATTTCACATGCGCCTCGGATGGCATGACCTACTACAACAAGTGCTACATGGATGCCGAGGCCTGTACCAGGGGCGTCACCCTCACCGAAGTAACCTGCAGGTACCACTTTAGCTTGTCCAACACCAGTCCTCTTCCAGCGGTGACCACCGCTCGGCCCACCACCGCCCATCTTGAGACCACACCCATGGACGTTCAACGTCCCATCATGGTCAGCAACCCAGCACACCACTTTGTGTTCGTGGGCGAAACAGCCAGCTTCCTCTGTGAGGTCACAGGAAAACCGAAGCCGGCGATTACATGGGAAAAGCAGATCGAAGGTAAAGAGAACACTATAATGCAACCCAACCATGTGCAAGGAAACATAGTAGTTACTAACATCGCCCAGTTGGTCATATACAACGCCCAGCTCCAGGATGCCGGCATCTACACCTGCACTGCCACAAACCAGGGTGGATCTGTGCAAGCCCATTTCCCGCTCTCTGTGGTCCCCAGGGAGCAGAGCAAACCGGAGCCGGTCATGAATTCCACACGCTTACCTGCCGAGGAGTGTCTAAAAACACCCGATTTGGGTGACTGTGGAGAGGAGAGCATTAAGTGGTACTACGAAGCCAAGCGCAACAATTGCTTTACCTTCACCTACAGCCAGTGCAATAAAAACCGAAACCATTTCGATACCTACGAGTTGTGCATGCTCTCCTGTGGAGCGGAGCTTGCTGCTCCTTGCTCCCTGCCTAGTGTACAAGGTCCCTGCAAGGCTTACAAACCACGCTGGGCTTACAGCCACGCGCTCAAGAAATGCCAGTCGTTTGTTTATGGAGGCTGCGGAGGCAATGAGAACAATTTCGAGAGCAAGGAAGCCTGTGAGGAGATGTGCCCCTTCCCCAAGACTCACAACTGCAAGCCGTGCAAACCCCGGCAGAAGATGGTCCCGAGCTTCTGCAAGAGCGACTTTGTGGTTTTGGGACGTATTTCGGAGTTGACCGAGGACCACGACTCCGGCCACGCGCTCATCACTGTGGAGGAGATCTTGAAGGACGAGAAGATGGGGCTACGGTTCTTCGGGCAAGAACCTCTGGAGGTGACGCTGCTCAACATGGACTGGAACTGTCCCTGTCCGAACATAACGAGAGCTGAGGGACAGATGATCATCATGGGGGACGTTCACAACGGCATGGCCGTGCTGCAGCCCGACAGCTTCGTGGCCACTTCTAGTGTGCGGCGTGTTCGCAAGCTCCGTGAGGTTATCAACAAAAAGACTTGCGATGTTTTGAAGGAGTTCAGCAGCACAAAGTACTAG